Proteins encoded in a region of the Paramagnetospirillum magneticum AMB-1 genome:
- a CDS encoding phage terminase large subunit family protein, protein MLLAWQDGVRPDPRLTVSQWADQHRMLSSRASAEPGRYRTNRTPYMRDIMDALSPTSPVQRVVFMKAAQVGATEAGCCFIGFVIHHAPGPMLCVQPTVEMAKRASRQRIDPLIDESPAIRERVKPARARDAGNTMLSKDFPGGTLVLTGANSAVGLRSMPARYLFLDEVDAYPASADEEGDPVGLAEARSLTFAHRRKAFLASTPTIRGLSRIEREYEASDQRRFFVPCPHCGAMQWLKFERLKWDRGQPGSVRYVCESCDHDIAEHHKGGMLAAGEWRATAIASDPGTVGFHISALYSPPGWQSWRDIARLWEAAQGNDDALRVFKNTVLGETWVESGEAPDWQRLYDRRKTWTNGIVPAGGLFLTAGADVQKDRVEIDVWAWGRGLESWLIDHIVIDGGPEKAETWEALEQVLAKIWPHASGIGLKIARLAIDSGYETSAVYSWGRKMGVGQVSPIKGVEGFNRSSPVSGPTYVDATEGGKKIRRGARLWTVAVSTFKAETYRFLRLERPTDEELAEGVRYPAGTVHLPSWADSEWCKQFVAEQLVTVKNRRGFTKLEWQKLRERNEALDCRVYARAAAWIAGADRWPEAKWRDLEAQLAISELAQAEEPQAGQIRRPQTRRSRRVFHSSYMG, encoded by the coding sequence GTGCTGCTGGCATGGCAAGACGGGGTGCGCCCCGATCCGCGCCTGACCGTCTCCCAATGGGCCGACCAGCACCGCATGCTATCGAGCCGGGCCTCGGCCGAACCGGGGCGGTATCGGACCAATCGCACGCCCTATATGCGCGACATCATGGACGCGCTGTCGCCCACCAGCCCGGTGCAGCGGGTGGTGTTCATGAAGGCGGCGCAGGTGGGGGCGACCGAGGCGGGATGCTGCTTCATCGGTTTCGTCATCCACCATGCGCCGGGGCCGATGCTGTGCGTCCAGCCCACCGTGGAGATGGCCAAACGGGCGTCGCGCCAGCGCATCGATCCGCTGATCGACGAAAGCCCGGCCATCCGGGAACGGGTCAAACCGGCCCGCGCGCGGGATGCTGGCAACACCATGCTGTCGAAGGATTTTCCCGGCGGCACCTTGGTGCTGACCGGGGCCAACAGCGCGGTGGGCCTGCGCTCCATGCCCGCCCGCTACCTGTTTCTCGACGAGGTGGACGCCTATCCGGCTTCCGCCGACGAGGAGGGTGACCCGGTCGGTCTGGCCGAGGCCCGCTCGCTGACCTTCGCCCATCGGCGGAAGGCGTTCCTGGCCTCGACGCCCACCATTCGCGGCCTGTCGCGCATTGAGCGGGAATACGAGGCATCCGACCAGCGCCGCTTCTTCGTGCCGTGCCCCCATTGCGGAGCCATGCAGTGGCTGAAATTCGAACGGCTGAAATGGGACAGGGGCCAGCCGGGCAGCGTCCGTTACGTCTGCGAATCCTGCGACCACGACATCGCGGAGCACCACAAGGGGGGCATGCTGGCTGCGGGCGAGTGGCGGGCCACCGCCATCGCCTCTGATCCCGGCACCGTCGGCTTTCACATCTCGGCGCTGTATTCGCCGCCGGGCTGGCAGTCGTGGCGCGACATCGCCCGCCTGTGGGAGGCCGCCCAGGGCAATGACGACGCGCTGCGGGTGTTCAAGAACACCGTGCTGGGGGAAACCTGGGTTGAATCCGGCGAGGCCCCCGACTGGCAGCGGCTCTACGACCGCCGCAAGACCTGGACCAACGGCATTGTGCCGGCGGGCGGGTTGTTCCTCACCGCCGGAGCCGACGTCCAAAAGGATCGCGTCGAGATCGACGTCTGGGCCTGGGGCCGTGGCCTGGAAAGCTGGCTGATCGACCACATCGTCATCGACGGTGGGCCGGAAAAAGCCGAGACCTGGGAGGCTTTGGAACAGGTATTGGCGAAGATCTGGCCCCATGCCAGCGGTATCGGCCTGAAGATCGCTCGTCTGGCCATCGACAGCGGCTATGAAACCTCGGCGGTCTATAGCTGGGGCCGCAAAATGGGCGTTGGTCAGGTATCTCCCATCAAGGGTGTCGAGGGTTTCAACCGGTCATCGCCGGTTTCCGGCCCCACCTATGTGGATGCGACCGAGGGCGGCAAGAAGATTCGCCGTGGCGCCCGCCTCTGGACGGTGGCGGTGTCCACCTTCAAGGCGGAAACCTACCGGTTTCTCCGTCTGGAGCGCCCCACCGACGAAGAATTGGCCGAAGGAGTCCGTTACCCGGCCGGAACGGTGCATCTGCCATCGTGGGCAGACTCGGAATGGTGCAAGCAGTTCGTCGCCGAGCAGCTGGTGACGGTCAAGAACCGCCGCGGCTTCACCAAGCTGGAATGGCAGAAGCTCAGGGAGCGCAATGAGGCGCTGGATTGCCGGGTTTATGCCCGTGCCGCCGCCTGGATCGCCGGGGC
- a CDS encoding HU family DNA-binding protein, whose protein sequence is MSKSAMSKAIRQAAGCSVAQADAAVEAALAAIVDGVKTEGRFSLIGFGSFSKSERPARQGRNPRTGKTIDIAASTSIKFSTSAALKKSL, encoded by the coding sequence CCATGTCCAAGGCCATCCGCCAAGCCGCCGGTTGCAGCGTCGCCCAGGCCGATGCTGCCGTCGAAGCGGCGCTGGCCGCTATCGTCGATGGCGTCAAGACCGAGGGCCGCTTCAGCCTCATCGGTTTCGGCTCCTTCTCGAAGTCGGAACGCCCGGCCCGTCAGGGGCGCAATCCTCGGACCGGCAAGACCATCGACATTGCCGCCTCGACCTCGATCAAGTTCAGCACCTCGGCGGCTTTGAAGAAGTCGCTGTAA
- a CDS encoding DUF3489 domain-containing protein — protein sequence MTQLSDTQAVILSAACAREGGFVLPITAALKGGAVKVVLISLIKKELAEEILAEPSQPVWREDEDGTPLTLRATPAAYEALGMGADTDADTAPEEEPATDMADQPKTPVTEADSSPDEAEEVQRVRKTRQGSKQEALIAMLKRPEGASIAEITAEFGWQPHTVRGAIAGALKKKLGLEVISEKIEGRGRIYKIQD from the coding sequence ATGACCCAGCTTTCCGACACCCAGGCCGTCATCCTCTCCGCCGCTTGCGCCCGCGAAGGCGGCTTCGTGCTACCGATCACCGCCGCCTTGAAGGGCGGCGCGGTGAAGGTGGTGCTGATCAGTCTGATCAAGAAGGAATTGGCCGAGGAAATCCTCGCCGAACCCAGCCAACCGGTGTGGCGTGAGGACGAGGACGGCACCCCGCTCACCCTGCGGGCCACGCCCGCCGCCTACGAGGCGTTGGGCATGGGGGCCGACACGGACGCGGACACCGCCCCGGAAGAAGAACCGGCGACAGACATGGCCGACCAGCCGAAAACCCCGGTGACGGAGGCCGACAGCAGCCCGGACGAGGCCGAGGAAGTGCAGCGCGTCCGCAAGACCCGCCAGGGCAGCAAACAGGAAGCCCTGATCGCCATGCTGAAGCGGCCCGAAGGCGCCAGCATCGCCGAGATCACAGCCGAGTTTGGTTGGCAGCCCCACACGGTGCGCGGCGCCATCGCCGGAGCCTTGAAGAAAAAGCTGGGGCTTGAGGTCATCAGCGAGAAGATCGAAGGCCGCGGCCGTATTTACAAAATCCAGGATTGA